In one Arenibacter antarcticus genomic region, the following are encoded:
- a CDS encoding carboxymuconolactone decarboxylase family protein, which yields MTTLKVHNMETAPEDSKALLENSQKAYGAIPGLHGVLAGAPGILEAYQTIHGLFVNSSFNNEELTVVWQTINVENACHYCVPAHTGIAKMMKVDDTITEALRNETPLENSKLEALRTLTLTIVRNRGHVTQEDLETFYAVGYDERQVLEIILGLSQKIMSNYVNHIANTPVDAAFKKFAWTKGNEVS from the coding sequence ATGACAACATTGAAAGTACACAATATGGAAACTGCCCCTGAAGACAGCAAAGCATTATTGGAAAATTCTCAAAAAGCATATGGTGCAATACCTGGATTACACGGTGTATTGGCAGGAGCACCAGGAATTCTTGAAGCGTATCAAACAATACATGGGTTATTTGTTAACTCATCATTCAATAATGAAGAATTAACAGTGGTTTGGCAAACTATAAACGTAGAAAACGCTTGTCATTACTGCGTGCCCGCACACACTGGTATTGCAAAAATGATGAAGGTAGATGATACTATAACAGAAGCTTTACGCAACGAAACTCCTCTGGAGAATTCTAAATTGGAGGCGTTACGTACTTTGACATTAACTATTGTTCGTAATCGTGGGCATGTAACACAGGAAGACTTAGAGACATTTTATGCTGTTGGATATGACGAAAGACAGGTATTGGAGATTATTTTAGGTCTGTCTCAAAAAATAATGAGTAATTATGTTAATCATATTGCCAATACCCCGGTGGATGCGGCATTTAAAAAATTCGCTTGGACTAAAGGGAATGAGGTTTCTTAA
- a CDS encoding TetR/AcrR family transcriptional regulator, with translation MARKKEYIEEEVIDKAMHLFWQNGYENTSMNMLEKEMGINKFSIYSSFGSKHGVFIRSLKAYKAKVNFMFEEFKNASNGVEDIKKFFYDSIAISALEGNYKGCLVTNTYNEFSESEDKLIKEEMASFMRNLKGLFIEKLKMDTAKDEETILKQANFLLLAKHGLAAAARVNSKEEIEDYIELTFRNI, from the coding sequence ATGGCACGAAAAAAAGAATATATAGAAGAAGAAGTTATTGATAAAGCAATGCATTTGTTTTGGCAAAATGGCTACGAAAATACGTCGATGAATATGCTGGAGAAAGAAATGGGTATCAATAAGTTTTCTATCTATTCCAGTTTTGGAAGTAAACATGGCGTTTTTATAAGGAGTTTAAAAGCCTACAAAGCGAAGGTGAATTTTATGTTTGAAGAATTTAAGAATGCTTCTAATGGAGTTGAGGACATTAAGAAATTTTTCTATGATTCAATTGCTATTAGTGCTCTTGAAGGAAATTATAAAGGCTGTTTAGTAACCAATACCTATAATGAGTTTTCTGAAAGTGAGGACAAACTTATAAAAGAAGAAATGGCTTCATTTATGAGGAACCTGAAGGGTTTGTTTATAGAAAAATTAAAAATGGACACAGCAAAGGATGAAGAAACGATACTAAAACAAGCTAATTTTTTGTTGTTGGCAAAGCATGGTTTAGCAGCGGCAGCAAGAGTTAACAGTAAAGAGGAAATTGAAGATTATATTGAATTGACATTCAGAAACATATAA